In one window of Macadamia integrifolia cultivar HAES 741 chromosome 2, SCU_Mint_v3, whole genome shotgun sequence DNA:
- the LOC122060927 gene encoding uncharacterized protein LOC122060927 produces the protein MELSGKINGHIPSGGGKFEVRNCNDNHAGDSGFDGEIEIKDRNFNGDRQLNGEKVGDHVMNSSRTSMDDMSEIEIEKREIFVKEDRSNSNEADGTETRDGGHDFSDANEAINLNGDSQLIRPLSHLPQPERPPGMLKSSIEEFNQIQRSQSLSGNFSKYFRDRSNSFSSAILNRFSSTKETENRKPINNDSSVTQINLSGLKVIVQMKKEENKEIKIKGRISFFSRSNCRDCTAVRLFFREKGLKFNEINIDVYPTREKELIERTGSSNVPQIFFNEKLIGGLVALNSLRNSGELERRLKEVMAKRCPDDAPSPPVYGFDDPDEERTDEMISTVRVLRQKLPIQDRLMKMKLVKNCFSGSEMVGVIVQHLDCGRKKAVEIGKELARRHFIHNVFGGNDFEDGNHFYRFLEHEPFIPKCFNFRGSTNDSEPKPAAVVSQKLTKIMTAILESYASEDRSHVNYMGISNSEEFRRYVNLTQDLQRINLLVLSEEEKLAFFMNLHNAMAIHAVIRVGCPGGIVDRKNFFSDFQYIIGGYPYSLTTIKNGILRNNRRAPYNLIKPFGAGDKRLEVAISKVNPLIHFGLCNGTKSSPTVRFFTAQGIEVELRSATRDFFHGNGIEVDLEKRTVHFSRIINWFSADFGSEKDILKWIINYMDSNKAGLLMHLLSDEGSINIMYQNYDWSLNN, from the exons ATGGAGTTATCGGGTAAAATTAACGGTCATATTCCCTCAGGAGGAGGAAAATTTGAAGTAAGAAACTGTAACGATAATCACGCAGGAGATAGCGGCTTTGATGGCGAGATCGAGATCAAAGATAGAAACTTTAACGGCGATCGACAATTAAATGGAGAAAAAGTTGGAGATCATGTTATgaattcttcaagaacttcgATGGATGATATGTCTGAAATTGAGattgagaaaagagagatttttGTGAAAGAAGACAGAAGCAATTCGAATGAAGCAGATGGAACAGAGACTCGAGACGGAGGTCATGATTTTTCTGATGCGAATGAAGCCATTAATCTTAATGGAGATTCGCAACTTATCCGACCTCTCTCGCATCTTCCGCAGCCAGAACGTCCACCAGGGATGTTGAAATCCTCAATAGAAGAGTTTAATCAAATTCAGAGATCACAGTCCCTGTCCGGGAACTTCTCCAAATACTTTCGGGATAGGAGCAACAGTTTCTCGTCTGCAATTTTAAATCGCTTCTCGTCTACGAAAGAAACAGAGAATCGAAAACCAATCAACAACGATTCCTCTGTGACTCAAATCAATCTTTCGGGACTCAAAGTGATTGTCCagatgaagaaggaagagaacaaagaaatcaaaattaaaggTAGAATCAGTTTCTTCTCCAGATCGAATTGCAGAGATTGCACAGCAGTTCGATTGTTCTTCAGAGAGAAAGGATTGAAATTCAATGAAATCAACATCGATGTTTACCCTACTAGAGAGAAGGAACTGATCGAGAGGACTGGAAGCTCTAATGTGCCTCAGATTTTCTTCAACGAGAAGCTAATTGGGGGTTTGGTAGCTTTGAATTCGTTGAGGAACAGTGGAGAGTTGGAGCGGAGATTGAAGGAGGTGATGGCGAAGAGATGCCCTGACGATGCACCGAGTCCCCCAGTATATGGGTTTGATGATCCAGACGAGGAACGGACGGACGAGATGATTTCAACCGTTAGGGTTTTGAGGCAAAAGTTGCCAATTCAGGACCgtttgatgaagatgaagctCGTGAAGAACTGTTTCTCTGGGAGCGAGATGGTCGGAGTGATTGTGCAGCACCTTGATTGTGGGAGAAAGAAG GCCGTTGAAATAGGGAAGGAGCTGGCAAGAAGGCACTTCATCCATAACGTATTCGG GGGAAATGATTTTGAGGATGGCAACCATTTCTACCGTTTCCTAGAGCACGAACCTTTCATTCCAAAATGCTTCAATTTCAGAGGATCTACAAATGACAGTGAACCGAAGCCTGCAGCAGTTGTGAGTCAAAAGCTAACTAAGATCATGACTGCCATTCTTGAGTCATATGCCTCTGAAGATAGGAGCCATGTTAATTACATGGGCATCAGCAACAGTGAAGAATTCCGGAG ATACGTAAATCTGACTCAAGATCTTCAACGTATCAACCTCTTAGTGCTCTCAGAAGAAGAGAAGCTCGCCTTCTTCATGAACCTACACAATGCTATGGCAATCCATGCTGTGATTAGGGTAGGGTGTCCTGGAGGAATTGTTGAtaggaaaaacttcttctccgACTTCCAGTATATAATAGGAGGCTACCCTTACTCTCTCACAACCATTAAGAATGGTATTCTAAGAAATAATCGGAGAGCACCATACAACTTGATCAAACCTTTTGGAGCTGGAGATAAGCGTTTAGAG GTCGCTATTTCTAAGGTTAATCCATTGATTcactttgggctttgcaatggaACAAAGTCAAGCCCCACAGTTCGGTTTTTCACAGCTCAAGGGATTGAAGTGGAATTAAGAAGTGCTACAAGGGACTTTTTCCATGGGAATGGGATTGAGGTGGACTTGGAAAAGAGGACAGTACATTTCTCCAGGATTATTAACTG